A single genomic interval of Streptococcus suis harbors:
- a CDS encoding SDR family NAD(P)-dependent oxidoreductase, whose translation MKRNVLITGASSGIGKAIAYVFAANGDNIIITGRRLDKLEEIKQDIEEQYHVQVSVHSFDITNMEQTIVNCQKILEEVGQIHILVNNAGLALGLDKFQDYDLTDMMTMVDTNIKGLLTVTRQLLPQMVENNEGHIINIGSTAGIYAYAGAAVYAATKSAVKVLSDGIRIDTIDKNIKVTTLQPGIVETDFSQVRFHGDKERAASVYQGIDALQANDIASCTLFVANQPAHVQISDMTIMATKQATGFTIHRD comes from the coding sequence ATGAAACGAAATGTATTGATTACAGGTGCAAGTAGTGGTATTGGCAAAGCAATCGCTTATGTGTTTGCTGCTAATGGTGATAATATCATCATTACAGGACGAAGATTGGACAAACTAGAAGAAATTAAGCAAGATATTGAAGAGCAATACCATGTTCAGGTATCAGTTCATTCATTTGATATTACGAATATGGAACAAACAATTGTAAATTGTCAAAAAATCTTAGAAGAAGTCGGACAAATTCATATTTTGGTAAACAATGCTGGTCTGGCATTGGGATTGGACAAATTCCAAGACTATGATTTGACTGACATGATGACAATGGTTGATACCAATATTAAAGGATTACTAACTGTGACACGTCAGTTATTGCCACAAATGGTTGAAAATAATGAGGGTCATATTATCAATATTGGATCAACGGCCGGTATTTATGCCTATGCAGGTGCTGCTGTCTATGCTGCAACCAAATCAGCTGTCAAAGTGCTTTCAGACGGTATCCGTATTGACACGATTGATAAAAATATCAAGGTAACTACGTTACAACCCGGTATCGTTGAGACTGATTTTAGCCAAGTCCGTTTTCATGGAGATAAAGAGAGAGCGGCGTCAGTCTATCAAGGAATTGATGCTCTTCAAGCAAATGATATTGCCAGCTGTACTCTATTTGTTGCAAATCAACCTGCACACGTGCAGATTTCTGATATGACCATTATGGCAACCAAACAGGCAACTGGCTTTACTATTCATAGAGATTAG
- a CDS encoding HIRAN domain-containing protein, producing the protein MTFTSFELTRNVQDFHLAAFAYYDGLDVIDQLKPGTPVQLVGEPSNPHDSEAVAIFYQGTKLGYIPSDKNSLISRLIYFGHGDILEARIQMSNTENHPDRQFRVVVKLKDNRKNDSR; encoded by the coding sequence ATGACATTCACATCATTTGAACTAACACGCAATGTGCAAGATTTTCATTTGGCAGCCTTTGCCTACTATGATGGACTAGATGTAATCGACCAACTCAAGCCAGGAACACCTGTTCAGCTAGTCGGAGAACCTTCAAACCCACATGACTCAGAAGCTGTAGCAATCTTTTATCAGGGCACAAAGTTAGGATATATCCCATCGGATAAAAACTCACTAATCAGTCGCTTAATCTATTTTGGACACGGCGATATTCTAGAGGCGCGTATTCAGATGTCCAATACAGAAAATCATCCTGATCGCCAGTTTCGAGTCGTTGTAAAACTAAAAGATAATCGTAAAAATGATAGTCGGTAA
- a CDS encoding DUF6287 domain-containing protein: MNRKYLALALGLLTIMSLSACQTEKKGSSASTSTADTQVSNANTSTSSTIQREISLSSMDIDALMQGNYDSILGTWQNSQGNSLVFNSKGLVADSQSLLGRGKITDGIFETGYVDATIGDVTLLMIPKGTQANTTEIDTTDSTRDRMIVISQETTADVVDVYYRLTNSATSGIDPLKNTETGVQLDSGPKTIDYANSILGENNWRVIEGNYTRTESIPYNVLEGDDNARYTIYQNGVIINADYQIVYQP; encoded by the coding sequence ATGAACAGAAAATATTTAGCACTCGCTCTTGGCTTACTCACTATCATGTCGCTTTCTGCCTGTCAAACTGAAAAGAAGGGCAGTTCCGCAAGTACCTCAACTGCTGATACCCAGGTTTCTAATGCCAATACAAGCACGTCATCAACAATCCAACGTGAGATTTCTCTTAGTTCTATGGATATAGATGCTCTAATGCAAGGCAATTACGATAGTATACTAGGCACCTGGCAAAATAGCCAAGGAAATTCACTAGTCTTCAATAGCAAAGGATTAGTAGCAGATAGCCAGTCCTTACTTGGCCGCGGAAAAATAACTGATGGAATTTTTGAAACAGGCTATGTAGACGCAACGATTGGCGATGTAACACTATTAATGATTCCTAAAGGAACACAAGCAAATACAACTGAGATAGACACTACTGACTCTACGCGCGATAGAATGATTGTAATAAGCCAAGAAACAACAGCAGATGTGGTAGATGTCTATTATCGCTTGACCAATTCAGCCACTAGCGGTATAGACCCATTAAAAAATACTGAAACAGGCGTACAGTTGGATAGTGGACCAAAAACGATTGATTATGCCAACTCAATTTTAGGCGAAAACAATTGGCGCGTCATTGAAGGAAACTACACGCGCACCGAATCTATTCCTTATAATGTTTTGGAAGGCGATGATAATGCCCGTTACACTATTTACCAAAACGGTGTTATTATCAATGCAGATTATCAAATTGTTTATCAACCATAA